One region of Glutamicibacter sp. B1 genomic DNA includes:
- a CDS encoding SDR family oxidoreductase — MSEERRVVLIGGHGKVALLAAPKLVARGFAVDSLIRNPDHSAEITATGANPVVLDIENADVDQLANAFAGASAIVFSAGAGGGNKERTRAVDFDAAVRSIQAAKQAGVTRFVMVSYSRALVDVDQLDPENSFYTYAKAKHDADAVLRESDLNYTILGPGALTLDPASKQIQLADEQGNVDGQAPAPENGKVSRENVAEVITHVVDTEAAVRATVNFYDGSTPIADAIS, encoded by the coding sequence ATGTCTGAAGAACGTCGAGTAGTCCTTATTGGTGGCCATGGCAAGGTGGCCTTGCTGGCCGCTCCCAAGTTGGTTGCCCGTGGCTTTGCCGTTGATTCGTTGATTCGCAATCCTGACCACTCCGCAGAGATCACCGCGACCGGTGCCAACCCGGTGGTACTTGATATTGAAAACGCTGACGTTGATCAGCTCGCCAATGCTTTCGCTGGTGCCTCGGCCATCGTCTTTTCGGCCGGTGCCGGCGGTGGAAATAAGGAACGTACCCGAGCCGTGGACTTTGACGCGGCCGTTCGTTCCATTCAAGCGGCCAAGCAAGCTGGTGTGACCCGTTTCGTAATGGTCTCCTACTCGCGGGCTCTGGTGGATGTTGACCAGCTTGACCCAGAAAACTCTTTCTACACCTATGCCAAGGCCAAGCATGACGCCGATGCAGTTCTGCGTGAGAGCGACTTGAACTACACCATTCTTGGCCCCGGTGCGTTGACCCTGGATCCTGCCAGCAAGCAGATCCAGCTGGCAGATGAACAGGGCAATGTTGATGGCCAGGCTCCTGCGCCAGAGAATGGCAAGGTGTCGCGTGAGAATGTGGCCGAGGTGATCACTCACGTTGTAGATACCGAAGCTGCAGTGCGCGCTACGGTGAACTTCTATGACGGTTCCACGCCGATCGCTGATGCAATCAGCTAA
- a CDS encoding 2-hydroxy-3-oxopropionate reductase — protein sequence MSQNVAFIGLGIMGLPMAKNLVNAGFTVTGFNRSPKAIDDLVAAGGKGATSIADAVKDADIVITMVPDSPDVQGVVTGEEGVFANAKSGALWIDNSSIRPDVAVALASEAREAGLRPLDAPVSGGEAGAIEGVLSIMVGGDTADFEAAKPVLDAVGKTIVLVGPSGSGQTVKAANQLIVAANIQALSEAVVFLEAYGVDTDAAIKVLGGGLAGSKVLDQKAQKILDREFAPGFRLALHNKDMGIVTSAAREAGVVLPLGALVAQLVTSTVASGDGALDHSGLFRGVQRLAGKVEAPLPA from the coding sequence ATGTCACAGAATGTAGCCTTTATCGGCCTCGGAATCATGGGCCTACCAATGGCCAAAAACCTCGTCAACGCCGGCTTCACCGTCACCGGATTCAACCGCAGCCCCAAGGCCATCGACGACCTTGTGGCCGCCGGAGGCAAGGGAGCCACATCCATCGCTGACGCCGTGAAAGACGCCGACATTGTCATCACCATGGTTCCCGACTCACCCGATGTCCAAGGCGTTGTCACCGGAGAAGAAGGCGTTTTTGCTAACGCTAAATCCGGGGCACTGTGGATCGATAACTCGTCGATTCGCCCGGACGTGGCAGTAGCTCTCGCCTCCGAGGCACGCGAAGCCGGGCTTCGTCCCCTGGACGCACCAGTATCCGGCGGCGAAGCCGGAGCCATCGAAGGCGTGCTCTCGATTATGGTCGGCGGTGACACCGCAGACTTCGAGGCAGCCAAGCCGGTACTCGACGCCGTCGGCAAGACCATCGTGCTGGTGGGTCCTTCGGGCTCCGGCCAAACGGTGAAGGCAGCCAACCAGCTGATCGTCGCCGCCAACATCCAGGCGCTGAGCGAAGCGGTCGTCTTCCTCGAAGCCTATGGCGTGGACACCGACGCAGCGATCAAGGTGCTAGGTGGCGGGTTGGCCGGTTCGAAGGTGCTGGACCAAAAAGCCCAGAAGATCCTTGACCGTGAATTCGCTCCCGGCTTCCGCCTAGCCCTACACAACAAGGACATGGGCATCGTTACCTCGGCCGCCCGCGAAGCCGGCGTCGTCTTGCCACTGGGTGCCTTGGTCGCCCAGTTGGTTACCTCCACCGTGGCCTCCGGAGACGGAGCATTGGACCACTCAGGTCTCTTCCGTGGCGTGCAGCGCCTAGCCGGCAAGGTTGAAGCCCCGCTTCCAGCCTAA
- a CDS encoding aspartate/glutamate racemase family protein — MRILIVNVNTTASMTRAIGDSARAVASPGTEIIELTPDFGADSCEGNFESYLAALAVMDKVMSYPEPFDAVIQAGYGEHGREGLQELLEVPVVDITEAAASTAQFLGHKYSVVTTLDRTVPLIEDRLKLAGLTDRLASVRASGLGVLELESDPARAVEAIVQQSKIAVEQDKAEVICLGCGGMAELEEQVRAATGVPIVDGVRAAVTIAESLVRLGLSTSKVRTYAPPRPKVLTGWPLSSALITK, encoded by the coding sequence ATGCGAATTCTCATTGTGAACGTGAATACCACTGCCTCCATGACCCGTGCCATCGGCGACTCAGCACGAGCCGTTGCCTCGCCGGGCACCGAGATTATCGAGCTCACCCCAGATTTCGGGGCGGACTCCTGCGAGGGCAATTTTGAAAGCTACCTGGCCGCACTGGCGGTCATGGACAAGGTCATGAGCTACCCAGAACCTTTTGATGCCGTCATCCAAGCCGGTTATGGAGAGCACGGCCGCGAGGGCCTGCAGGAATTACTGGAGGTGCCGGTGGTGGATATTACCGAAGCTGCTGCGTCCACCGCACAATTCTTGGGCCATAAGTACTCCGTGGTCACCACCTTGGACCGGACGGTTCCACTGATTGAAGACCGGCTGAAGTTAGCAGGCCTGACCGACCGACTGGCCTCGGTCCGCGCCAGTGGGCTCGGGGTATTGGAACTGGAATCTGACCCGGCGCGTGCGGTCGAGGCAATTGTTCAGCAGTCCAAAATCGCGGTGGAGCAGGATAAGGCGGAGGTGATCTGTCTTGGTTGTGGTGGCATGGCCGAACTCGAAGAACAGGTCCGGGCAGCCACCGGGGTACCGATCGTTGACGGGGTGCGTGCCGCGGTGACCATCGCTGAATCTTTGGTGCGGTTGGGGCTCAGTACTTCCAAAGTGCGCACCTATGCTCCCCCACGTCCGAAGGTGCTCACCGGGTGGCCGCTGAGTTCAGCTCTTATTACCAAGTGA
- a CDS encoding antibiotic biosynthesis monooxygenase family protein, with amino-acid sequence MSIVIINALSVPAQAGDELEKRFAARKQSVDSSPGFEGFKLLRPVSGENRYFVYTQWATRADFENWRDQRSGAAHAGSEGKKPVAQGADLMEFEIVEL; translated from the coding sequence ATGTCGATTGTCATCATCAATGCACTGTCGGTTCCTGCGCAGGCCGGAGACGAGCTGGAAAAGCGCTTCGCGGCACGCAAGCAGTCGGTAGATTCCTCGCCAGGTTTTGAAGGTTTCAAGCTGCTTCGTCCGGTCAGTGGCGAGAACCGCTACTTTGTATATACGCAGTGGGCCACGCGAGCGGACTTCGAGAACTGGCGAGACCAGCGTTCGGGTGCCGCCCACGCCGGTAGCGAGGGCAAGAAGCCTGTAGCGCAGGGCGCGGATTTGATGGAGTTCGAAATCGTAGAACTCTAA
- a CDS encoding hydroxypyruvate isomerase family protein: protein MSYTLNCSILLTELPLLERAEAARQAGFDSVEFWWPFAEAVPGDKQVDEFIASLSNAGVQLDGLNFFAGDMPAGDRGLVSWKGRCSEFKDNVDVVAAIGEATGCTSFNALYGNRLEDYTPEEQDELAIKNLLAATEGVAKIGGTVLIEPVSGTEAYPLKTSADALKVVEAIKTEGNNNIALLADFYHLSVNGDDVPALIEAHAKDFGHIQIADAPGRGAPGTGNLPLLDWINRSVELGYTGKVSLEYKQDRATAFDWLTTSTANA from the coding sequence GTGTCTTACACTCTGAATTGCTCGATTCTTCTGACGGAATTGCCACTACTGGAGCGCGCTGAGGCAGCACGCCAAGCAGGATTCGACAGCGTCGAATTCTGGTGGCCATTTGCTGAAGCAGTACCCGGCGACAAGCAGGTTGATGAATTCATCGCTTCACTGTCCAACGCTGGCGTCCAGCTGGACGGACTGAACTTCTTCGCCGGTGATATGCCTGCAGGAGATCGCGGCTTAGTTTCTTGGAAGGGACGCTGCAGCGAATTCAAGGACAACGTTGATGTCGTCGCCGCCATCGGTGAAGCCACCGGTTGCACCTCCTTCAACGCCCTCTACGGCAATCGCCTAGAGGACTACACTCCCGAAGAGCAAGACGAGCTGGCCATCAAGAACCTTCTGGCCGCTACCGAGGGTGTTGCGAAAATTGGTGGCACCGTGCTGATCGAACCAGTCTCAGGAACCGAAGCCTACCCGCTGAAGACCTCCGCCGACGCCCTCAAGGTTGTCGAGGCAATCAAGACTGAGGGCAATAACAACATCGCCCTACTCGCCGACTTCTACCACCTCTCGGTCAATGGCGACGATGTCCCTGCCCTGATCGAAGCGCATGCCAAGGACTTCGGCCACATCCAAATCGCTGATGCACCAGGTCGCGGCGCCCCGGGAACCGGAAACCTGCCACTGCTCGACTGGATCAACCGCAGCGTCGAACTGGGCTACACCGGCAAGGTTTCCCTGGAATATAAGCAGGATCGCGCCACAGCTTTCGACTGGCTAACCACCTCCACGGCCAACGCCTAA
- a CDS encoding ASCH domain-containing protein, with protein sequence MAREYDYYDERVPQPEDHCIICDGAGQPQAILRVISVQRANFFEVDEEFAAAEGEGDLSLAYWRREHEKFWRRTQKFIGRDWSPEDTRQPGGELILERFEICWPEEFAD encoded by the coding sequence TTGGCTCGCGAATACGATTACTATGACGAGCGTGTTCCCCAGCCCGAAGATCACTGCATTATTTGCGACGGGGCCGGACAGCCGCAAGCAATCTTGCGGGTCATCAGCGTGCAGCGTGCCAACTTCTTTGAAGTGGATGAGGAATTTGCTGCCGCCGAGGGTGAAGGGGATTTGAGCTTGGCCTACTGGCGCCGCGAACATGAAAAGTTTTGGCGAAGAACCCAAAAATTTATTGGCCGCGACTGGTCTCCTGAAGATACACGGCAGCCAGGCGGTGAATTGATCTTGGAAAGATTTGAGATCTGCTGGCCAGAAGAATTCGCAGACTAA
- a CDS encoding siderophore ABC transporter substrate-binding protein, giving the protein MASMKLRAAALLSIAALSLTACGSNTDTAADDNAQDAKTVTFTDNDGEKSVQVPAKSVVATDNRTFETLDEWGIKLSAGAVSLMPDTISYTKDKDILDLGSHKEPNLESVVTVDPDLIINGQRYTQHADKFKELAPNATVVSLDPRDGEPFNTELERQVTTLGEIFEKQDEAKKLVDDFEAAQKRVTDAYNTEDTVMGLIASGGELGYSAPSTGRTVGPMFDFLNLTPALEIEDSSTDHEGDDVSVEAIAKSNPDWIIVMDRDAAVAADGADYKPAKDLLENSEALQNVTASKEGHVVVMPADTYTNEGIQTYTEFLNEFADALEAAK; this is encoded by the coding sequence ATGGCCTCCATGAAGCTTCGCGCTGCAGCTCTTCTTAGCATTGCCGCCCTGTCCCTGACCGCTTGCGGTTCCAACACCGATACCGCGGCAGATGACAACGCGCAGGACGCCAAGACCGTCACCTTCACCGACAATGACGGCGAAAAGAGCGTCCAGGTACCAGCCAAGTCAGTGGTTGCCACCGACAACCGCACCTTTGAGACCCTGGACGAGTGGGGCATCAAGCTCTCGGCAGGTGCCGTATCGCTCATGCCAGACACCATTTCCTACACCAAGGACAAGGACATCCTTGACCTGGGCAGCCACAAGGAACCAAACCTTGAGTCCGTGGTCACCGTAGATCCAGACCTGATCATCAACGGTCAGCGCTACACCCAGCACGCCGACAAGTTCAAGGAACTGGCTCCTAACGCCACCGTTGTTTCGCTTGACCCACGTGACGGCGAACCATTCAACACCGAGTTGGAGCGTCAGGTCACCACCCTGGGCGAAATCTTCGAAAAGCAGGACGAAGCCAAGAAGTTGGTTGACGACTTCGAAGCAGCCCAGAAGCGCGTCACCGATGCCTACAACACCGAGGACACCGTCATGGGTCTGATCGCTTCCGGCGGCGAGCTGGGTTACTCGGCACCAAGCACCGGCCGCACCGTTGGCCCAATGTTCGACTTCCTGAACCTGACCCCAGCACTGGAAATCGAAGATTCCTCCACCGACCACGAGGGTGACGACGTCTCGGTTGAGGCCATCGCCAAGTCCAACCCAGACTGGATCATCGTCATGGACCGCGATGCAGCCGTAGCCGCCGATGGTGCAGACTACAAGCCAGCCAAGGACCTACTGGAGAACTCCGAAGCACTGCAGAACGTGACCGCTTCGAAGGAAGGCCACGTTGTGGTCATGCCAGCTGATACCTACACCAACGAAGGTATCCAGACCTACACCGAATTCCTCAACGAATTCGCTGATGCTCTGGAAGCAGCCAAGTAA
- the allB gene encoding allantoinase AllB: protein MSLNETLGRNDAESGTETTLFDLVLRGARVLTAQGIAAREVGVRDGKIVAVEEFGAGLEGHRVIEVADDEVLLPGLVDTHVHVNEPGRTEWEGFESATKAAAAGGVTTIVDMPLNSIPPTVNLEALNIKREAASKNAFVNVGFWGGAVPGNKKDLRELHEAGVFGFKCFLLHSGVDEFPSLSVDEMEEDMAELQSFDSLMIVHAEDSQIIENAEQASGPEYAGFLNSRPRSAENTAIEQVIERARKTGVRAHVLHLSSSDALEMIRTAKAEGVKLTVETCPHYLTLLAEEIPDGATAYKCCPPIREDANRDLLWKGLEEGIIDCIVSDHSPSTVDLKDVENGDFGVAWGGVASLQLGLPLIWSEAKKRGLSLEQVITWMSVNPSKLAGLTHKAVIEAGRDADFAIFAPEESFEVDVKNLHHKNPISPYQGKKLHGVVRLSIIAGSDVDFQTPHGELIRREN from the coding sequence ATGAGCCTGAACGAAACCCTTGGCCGCAATGACGCCGAATCCGGCACCGAAACAACACTCTTTGACCTCGTACTGCGTGGTGCACGGGTACTCACTGCTCAGGGGATTGCGGCGCGTGAAGTTGGAGTCCGCGACGGCAAGATTGTGGCCGTGGAAGAATTCGGCGCAGGGCTCGAAGGTCACCGTGTTATTGAGGTCGCTGACGATGAGGTACTCCTGCCAGGGCTGGTGGATACACATGTTCACGTTAACGAGCCAGGTCGTACCGAATGGGAAGGTTTCGAATCGGCCACGAAGGCTGCCGCAGCCGGTGGAGTAACCACCATCGTGGACATGCCATTGAACTCCATTCCACCTACCGTGAATCTTGAAGCACTAAACATCAAGCGTGAAGCGGCCAGCAAGAATGCCTTCGTTAACGTTGGCTTCTGGGGTGGAGCCGTCCCAGGTAATAAGAAAGACCTGCGGGAATTGCATGAAGCTGGCGTCTTCGGTTTTAAATGCTTCCTCCTGCACTCAGGTGTCGACGAATTTCCGTCACTGAGTGTTGATGAGATGGAAGAGGACATGGCTGAATTGCAGTCCTTTGACTCATTGATGATCGTGCACGCAGAGGACTCGCAGATCATTGAAAATGCTGAGCAAGCTTCCGGCCCAGAGTATGCAGGGTTCCTCAATTCCCGTCCCCGCTCTGCCGAAAATACCGCCATTGAGCAGGTGATCGAGCGTGCTCGTAAGACCGGGGTACGCGCCCACGTACTTCACCTATCCAGCTCTGACGCGCTGGAAATGATTCGTACCGCCAAGGCCGAAGGCGTGAAGCTCACCGTTGAGACCTGCCCGCATTACCTGACCTTGCTGGCCGAAGAAATCCCGGATGGCGCCACAGCGTATAAGTGCTGCCCACCGATTCGTGAAGATGCCAACCGTGATTTGTTGTGGAAGGGCCTGGAAGAGGGCATTATCGACTGCATCGTTTCGGATCATTCGCCGTCCACCGTTGACCTGAAGGACGTCGAAAACGGCGACTTCGGAGTCGCATGGGGCGGGGTTGCCTCCCTGCAGCTGGGCTTGCCACTGATCTGGAGCGAAGCAAAAAAGCGCGGACTGAGCCTTGAACAGGTCATCACCTGGATGAGCGTGAACCCTTCCAAGCTGGCTGGATTGACTCACAAGGCTGTCATTGAAGCTGGACGAGATGCTGACTTTGCGATCTTCGCGCCGGAAGAATCTTTCGAAGTTGATGTCAAGAATCTGCACCACAAGAACCCCATCTCTCCTTATCAGGGTAAGAAGTTACACGGGGTGGTACGCCTCTCAATCATTGCCGGTAGCGACGTAGATTTCCAGACTCCGCACGGTGAACTGATCCGTCGCGAGAACTAA
- the gcl gene encoding glyoxylate carboligase has translation MTKMRAVDAIVQILEKEGATEAFGLPGAAINPLYSAMKAHGGIRHTLHRHVEGASHAADGYSRATGKIGLCLGTSGPAGTDMITGLYAAIADSIPMLCITGQAPTNVLHKEDFQAVDIESIAKPVTKYASTVLEPGLVPGTFAKAFQIMRSGRPGPALIDLPINVQMAEIDFDIDAYEPLPVLSPQATRGQAEKIVDLLLGGKKPMIIAGGGVINANASEQLVQLAEELNIPVSPTLMGWGVIPDDHRLQSGMVGIQTHTKYGNASFLESDVVLGLGNRWANRHTGALDTYRAGRKFIHVDIEATQIGRVFSPDLGIVSDAKAAIEAILDVVRERKAAGTVPDYSAWADECTARKSTGHRKTNFENIPIKPQRVYQEMNAAFGQDTTYVSTIGLSQIAGAQMLHVYQPRNWINAGQAGPLGWTGPAALGVVRGKPGQKVVALSGDYDFQFMIEELAVGAQFKLPYIHVVVNNSYLGLIRQSQRPFEMDYHVSLGFDNINSPETNGYGVDHVKVAEGLGCKAVRIEDPSQLAAGFAQASELAAEHQVPVVVEVILEKVTNIAMGAQLDAVNEFEDLAVGPDDAPTALVPLGVAATVGA, from the coding sequence ATGACCAAGATGCGCGCAGTAGATGCCATCGTTCAGATCCTGGAAAAGGAGGGCGCCACCGAGGCCTTCGGCCTGCCAGGAGCCGCCATCAATCCACTGTATTCAGCGATGAAGGCGCACGGCGGCATCCGCCATACGCTCCACCGCCACGTTGAGGGAGCCAGCCATGCTGCTGACGGTTACTCACGTGCCACCGGAAAAATCGGTTTGTGCCTAGGCACCTCGGGCCCTGCTGGTACCGACATGATCACCGGGTTGTACGCGGCAATCGCCGATTCAATTCCGATGCTGTGCATCACCGGGCAGGCGCCGACCAACGTGTTGCACAAGGAAGACTTCCAAGCGGTAGACATCGAATCCATCGCCAAGCCAGTGACCAAGTACGCCTCCACCGTGCTCGAACCTGGACTGGTCCCAGGCACTTTCGCCAAGGCCTTCCAGATCATGCGCTCTGGCCGTCCCGGCCCAGCACTGATTGACCTGCCAATTAATGTGCAGATGGCGGAAATTGATTTTGATATCGACGCCTATGAGCCTTTGCCGGTGCTAAGCCCGCAGGCTACCCGTGGCCAGGCAGAAAAAATCGTCGACCTGCTGCTCGGTGGTAAGAAGCCAATGATCATCGCCGGCGGCGGCGTGATCAACGCGAACGCCAGCGAACAATTAGTGCAGCTGGCCGAAGAGCTGAACATCCCAGTCTCGCCCACCCTGATGGGCTGGGGCGTCATTCCTGATGACCACCGCTTGCAGTCGGGCATGGTGGGTATCCAAACCCATACGAAGTACGGCAACGCGAGCTTCTTGGAATCCGATGTTGTTCTGGGCTTAGGTAACCGCTGGGCTAACCGTCACACCGGGGCACTGGATACCTACCGTGCCGGGCGTAAGTTCATCCACGTGGATATCGAAGCCACCCAGATTGGCCGCGTGTTCTCACCAGACCTTGGCATAGTTTCCGATGCTAAGGCCGCCATCGAAGCCATCTTGGACGTGGTGCGTGAACGCAAGGCCGCCGGCACCGTACCTGACTATTCGGCCTGGGCCGATGAGTGCACCGCACGCAAATCCACCGGGCACCGCAAGACCAACTTTGAGAACATTCCGATTAAGCCACAGCGCGTGTACCAAGAAATGAACGCGGCTTTCGGCCAGGACACCACCTATGTCTCCACCATTGGTCTCTCGCAGATCGCCGGCGCACAGATGCTGCACGTGTACCAGCCACGCAACTGGATCAACGCCGGACAGGCCGGCCCGCTGGGTTGGACCGGACCGGCAGCATTGGGTGTAGTTCGCGGCAAGCCGGGCCAGAAAGTCGTGGCACTCTCGGGGGACTACGACTTCCAGTTCATGATCGAAGAATTGGCGGTCGGTGCACAGTTCAAACTGCCATACATTCACGTGGTGGTGAACAATTCTTACCTCGGATTGATCCGCCAGTCCCAGCGTCCCTTCGAGATGGATTATCACGTCTCCTTGGGCTTCGATAACATCAACTCCCCAGAAACCAACGGGTACGGTGTTGACCACGTCAAGGTGGCCGAAGGCTTGGGCTGCAAGGCAGTACGCATCGAGGATCCAAGCCAGCTCGCCGCAGGGTTCGCCCAGGCCAGCGAACTGGCAGCAGAACATCAGGTACCGGTGGTGGTTGAAGTGATCTTGGAGAAGGTTACTAACATCGCCATGGGTGCACAGCTTGATGCAGTCAACGAGTTTGAAGACCTGGCTGTTGGCCCCGATGATGCACCAACCGCGTTGGTGCCATTGGGTGTCGCGGCCACTGTGGGAGCCTGA
- a CDS encoding NCS1 family nucleobase:cation symporter-1, translated as MRQELSETVSSEPIIAPTTGQGIDPANPHELSPSLYNQDLAPTTRQGRSWNAYSIFTLWANDVHSLGNYAFAIGLFALGMSAGQILGALGIGAVLLFALLNFSGFMGEKTGVPFPVMSRIAFGINGAQIPALIRGAVAIAWFGIQTYLASQVLSVMVIAVAPGAAGLQDSSFLGLNTLGWICFVTLWVLQLIIVSYGMEMIRKYEAFAGPVILVTFLALAIWMLIESGFSISLSTGETKTGGAMWASMFGAAALWVSIYGTFVLNFCDFTRGAQSKKSIVKGNFFGIPLNMLFFGAIVVVLTGTQFSINGTIITSPSDVVSAIPNTFLLLLASAALLVLTIAVNLMANFVAPTYALTNLFPKKLNFRSAAMISGVIGLVILPWNLYNSPEIINYFLGGLGALLGPLFGIIMADYWLIRKARINVMDLYRTNPEGTYFFTRGVNYRAVGALVISSVIALVLAFVPALHVVGSFAWFLGSGAGAIAYLALAKRQHDLADIDGEPIAVAPTH; from the coding sequence ATGAGGCAAGAACTCTCGGAGACTGTTTCCTCCGAACCAATCATCGCGCCGACAACCGGCCAAGGCATAGACCCCGCGAACCCCCACGAACTCTCCCCCAGCCTTTACAACCAGGATCTGGCACCAACCACCCGTCAGGGACGCTCGTGGAACGCCTACAGCATCTTCACCCTCTGGGCCAACGACGTGCACTCACTGGGTAATTACGCTTTCGCCATCGGGCTCTTCGCCTTGGGCATGAGCGCAGGTCAGATCCTCGGCGCCTTAGGCATCGGGGCCGTCTTACTCTTCGCACTGTTGAACTTCTCCGGATTCATGGGCGAAAAAACCGGCGTCCCTTTCCCAGTGATGAGCCGTATCGCCTTTGGCATTAACGGCGCACAAATCCCCGCCCTCATTCGTGGAGCGGTGGCCATCGCGTGGTTTGGCATTCAAACCTACCTGGCTTCTCAGGTGCTTTCGGTGATGGTCATCGCCGTAGCCCCGGGCGCCGCAGGACTGCAGGATTCCAGTTTCTTGGGCCTGAACACCTTAGGCTGGATCTGCTTCGTGACCTTGTGGGTACTACAGCTGATCATCGTGTCCTATGGCATGGAAATGATCCGCAAATACGAGGCTTTCGCCGGTCCTGTCATCTTGGTGACCTTCTTGGCCCTGGCCATCTGGATGCTCATTGAGTCCGGGTTCAGCATCTCCCTGAGCACCGGCGAAACCAAAACCGGCGGAGCCATGTGGGCCTCCATGTTCGGCGCAGCAGCCCTCTGGGTCTCCATCTATGGCACCTTCGTCCTGAACTTCTGCGACTTCACCCGTGGCGCCCAATCAAAAAAGTCCATCGTCAAAGGCAACTTCTTCGGCATCCCACTGAACATGCTGTTCTTCGGAGCCATCGTAGTGGTACTGACCGGAACACAGTTCTCCATCAACGGCACCATCATCACCTCACCTTCGGATGTGGTCTCGGCGATTCCCAATACCTTCCTACTGCTCTTGGCTTCCGCGGCTCTGCTGGTACTGACCATCGCCGTGAACCTCATGGCAAACTTCGTGGCACCCACCTACGCGTTGACCAACCTCTTCCCCAAGAAGCTGAACTTCCGTAGCGCCGCCATGATTTCCGGGGTCATCGGGCTGGTGATCTTGCCATGGAATCTTTATAACTCCCCAGAAATCATCAACTACTTCCTCGGCGGCTTAGGGGCCTTGCTTGGCCCACTCTTCGGCATCATCATGGCCGACTACTGGCTGATTCGTAAGGCACGGATCAATGTCATGGACCTGTACCGAACCAATCCTGAAGGTACTTACTTCTTCACCCGGGGTGTGAATTATCGTGCGGTGGGTGCCCTGGTCATCAGTTCCGTCATTGCATTGGTGCTGGCCTTCGTGCCGGCCCTGCACGTGGTGGGGTCCTTCGCCTGGTTCCTCGGTTCGGGAGCTGGCGCTATCGCCTACCTAGCGTTGGCCAAGCGTCAACATGACCTTGCAGATATCGACGGCGAGCCCATCGCCGTGGCACCAACACACTAG
- a CDS encoding YoaK family protein yields MPNALKPRDPARTHLILMLVLTFSTGIIDAVGYLGLDRVFTGNMTGNVVILGMALMGADGLPVLGPLIALVGFVLGAAIAGRVLKREAAGWSRRTTALIAAVGICLTLTSLALFAGLQNVSEAAALSVTGFIAAAMGLQAATARHLAVKDVTTVVVTSTLTGLAADSPLGGGSGKHWERRLLAVALILIGAAAGAGFLQVHIGLGVLFTGVLAIGVALFGERSRQQEQNADAQEMAQAN; encoded by the coding sequence ATGCCTAATGCCCTCAAACCCCGAGACCCAGCGAGAACACATCTGATTTTGATGCTTGTTCTAACCTTTTCGACAGGAATTATCGACGCCGTCGGCTACCTAGGTCTGGACAGGGTCTTCACTGGAAACATGACCGGCAATGTCGTGATTCTTGGAATGGCACTCATGGGCGCCGACGGTCTGCCGGTACTCGGGCCGCTTATCGCCTTGGTGGGTTTTGTGCTCGGCGCAGCCATTGCCGGACGAGTATTAAAGCGCGAAGCTGCGGGGTGGAGTCGACGCACTACCGCGCTGATCGCAGCGGTGGGTATTTGCTTGACGCTGACATCGCTCGCATTATTTGCTGGCCTACAGAATGTCTCTGAAGCTGCGGCCTTGTCTGTTACTGGTTTTATCGCAGCTGCCATGGGGCTACAGGCGGCCACCGCACGTCACCTTGCGGTTAAAGATGTCACCACGGTGGTGGTTACCTCCACGTTGACCGGCCTCGCCGCGGATTCCCCATTGGGTGGCGGTAGCGGCAAGCATTGGGAGCGGCGTTTGCTGGCCGTAGCGCTCATTCTTATCGGTGCGGCCGCAGGTGCTGGGTTCTTGCAGGTACACATTGGCCTAGGCGTTCTGTTCACAGGTGTCTTGGCCATTGGCGTGGCGCTTTTTGGAGAACGTTCGCGTCAGCAGGAGCAAAACGCGGATGCTCAGGAAATGGCTCAAGCCAACTAA